A part of Geothrix oryzae genomic DNA contains:
- the atpA gene encoding F0F1 ATP synthase subunit alpha: MDIRAEEISRIIRSQIEGFDAQVDVAEVGTVISVGDGIARAYGLEKAMAGELLELPHGVMGLAFNLEEDNVGIILLGDAAAIKEGDTVKRTGKIMSVPVGPAFVGRVIDALGNPIDGKGPIQAAKTNPIEQIAPGIVDRKSVHEPMQTGLKAIDSLIPIGRGQRELIIGDRQTGKTAVAVDTIINQRDTGVICIYVAIGQKRSTIAQVVKTLEEYDAMKHTIVVAASASEAAPLLFLAPMTGAALGEYFMWHGKDGQPAGKDNPGGHVLCIYDDLSKQAAAYREISLLVRRPPGREAYPGDVFYLHSRLLERACKLSDERGAGSLTALPVIETQAGDVSAYIPTNVISITDGQIFLESDLFNAGVRPAVNVGISVSRVGGSAQVKAMKSVAGTIKLDLAQYRELAAFAQFGSDLDKATLAQLNRGQRLVEILKQGQYQPMAVEKQVVIIWAATNGYADDLPVAQVRRFESELMAYLDVNAPEVLRGIRDTKVLSDDAKAQLKTQVAAFKETFQASLNQTAGA, translated from the coding sequence ATGGACATTCGCGCGGAAGAGATTTCCCGCATCATCCGCAGCCAGATCGAAGGCTTCGACGCCCAGGTGGATGTGGCCGAGGTCGGCACCGTCATCAGCGTCGGTGACGGCATCGCCCGCGCCTACGGCCTCGAGAAGGCCATGGCCGGCGAGCTGCTGGAACTCCCGCACGGCGTCATGGGCCTGGCCTTCAACCTGGAAGAGGACAATGTCGGCATCATCCTGCTGGGCGACGCCGCCGCCATCAAGGAAGGCGACACCGTCAAGCGCACCGGCAAGATCATGTCCGTGCCCGTGGGCCCCGCCTTCGTGGGCCGCGTGATCGACGCCCTCGGCAATCCCATCGACGGCAAGGGGCCCATCCAGGCCGCCAAGACCAACCCCATCGAGCAGATCGCCCCCGGCATCGTGGACCGCAAGAGCGTGCACGAGCCCATGCAGACCGGCCTCAAGGCCATCGACAGCCTGATCCCCATCGGCCGGGGCCAGCGCGAGCTGATCATCGGCGACCGCCAGACGGGCAAGACCGCCGTGGCCGTGGACACGATCATCAACCAGCGCGACACCGGCGTGATCTGCATCTATGTGGCCATCGGCCAGAAGCGCTCCACCATCGCCCAGGTGGTGAAGACGCTCGAGGAATACGACGCCATGAAGCACACCATCGTGGTGGCCGCTTCCGCCTCCGAAGCCGCCCCGCTGCTCTTCCTGGCGCCCATGACCGGCGCGGCGCTTGGCGAGTACTTCATGTGGCACGGCAAGGACGGCCAGCCCGCGGGCAAGGACAACCCCGGCGGCCACGTCCTCTGCATCTACGACGATCTGTCCAAGCAGGCTGCGGCCTACCGTGAAATCTCCCTGCTGGTGCGCCGTCCTCCCGGACGCGAAGCCTACCCTGGCGATGTGTTCTACCTCCACTCCCGCCTGCTGGAACGCGCCTGCAAGCTCAGCGATGAGCGCGGCGCGGGATCGCTGACGGCCCTGCCGGTCATCGAGACCCAGGCCGGTGATGTGTCCGCCTACATTCCCACCAATGTCATCTCCATCACCGACGGCCAGATCTTCCTCGAGAGCGATCTCTTCAACGCCGGCGTCCGTCCGGCCGTGAATGTGGGCATCTCCGTGAGCCGCGTGGGCGGTTCCGCCCAGGTGAAGGCCATGAAGTCCGTGGCCGGCACCATCAAGCTCGACCTGGCCCAGTACCGCGAGCTGGCGGCCTTCGCCCAGTTCGGGTCCGATCTTGACAAGGCCACCCTGGCCCAGCTGAACCGTGGCCAGCGCCTGGTGGAGATCCTGAAGCAGGGCCAGTACCAGCCCATGGCCGTGGAGAAGCAGGTGGTCATCATCTGGGCCGCCACGAACGGCTACGCGGACGACCTGCCGGTCGCCCAGGTGCGCCGCTTCGAATCCGAGCTGATGGCCTACCTCGATGTGAACGCCCCCGAGGTGCTGCGCGGCATCCGCGACACCAAGGTGCTGAGCGACGACGCCAAGGCCCAGCTCAAGACCCAGGTGGCGGCCTTCAAGGAGACCTTCCAGGCCTCCCTGAACCAGACCGCGGGAGCCTAG
- the atpH gene encoding ATP synthase F1 subunit delta, which yields MSSRLTARRYAKALLQIGDQQGNVPQLQQELDMVAAAVAANADLSRLVASPLVLPTKKAEVFETILAKANVSQTLRHFFRVVAEAGRLNLLPELRRTFADLVDERAGIVEAKVASAQPLSETQAQALVASLAARTGKTIRLTWSQDAALLGGLKVQVGSTVLDASLQGQLRQLKTQLLSA from the coding sequence GTGAGCAGCCGCCTGACCGCCCGGCGCTACGCCAAGGCCCTTCTCCAGATCGGCGACCAGCAGGGCAATGTGCCCCAGCTGCAGCAGGAGCTGGACATGGTGGCCGCCGCCGTGGCTGCCAACGCCGACCTCTCCCGTCTGGTGGCCTCGCCCCTGGTGCTCCCCACCAAGAAGGCGGAAGTCTTCGAGACCATTCTCGCCAAGGCCAATGTCAGCCAGACCCTGCGGCACTTCTTCCGCGTGGTGGCCGAGGCTGGCCGCCTGAACCTCCTGCCGGAGCTCCGCCGGACCTTCGCGGATCTGGTGGATGAGCGGGCGGGCATCGTCGAGGCCAAGGTGGCCAGCGCCCAGCCCCTCAGCGAGACCCAGGCCCAGGCGCTGGTGGCCTCCCTGGCCGCCCGCACGGGCAAGACGATCCGCCTCACCTGGAGCCAGGATGCCGCCCTTCTGGGCGGTCTCAAGGTGCAGGTGGGCTCCACGGTTCTGGATGCCTCGCTCCAGGGCCAGCTCCGCCAGCTCAAGACCCAGCTTCTCTCCGCTTAA
- the der gene encoding ribosome biogenesis GTPase Der: MKLPLVALCGRPNVGKSTLFNRLTRSRAALVHDLPGMTRDRSYGRVTCLSEEGEAEEIFELVDTGGLDFEGDDVITQGITRMAEAALGEAHVAILLVDGHDGLTAGDEEIAARLRRQGKPILLVINKLDGMKGGAPDAGFYGLGFDEVLAISAAHGAGVPELIEALRARLPFHRTPEEAESHSLSDELRFALIGRPNVGKSSLTNRLLGYERSLVSEVAGTTRDTVDTVFHVKDRVYRMIDTAGIRKKGKTHEGAEKLSILKAKQAMARADVSLLLLDAVEGATHQDAVIAGYAQEAGAAVILVVNKWDLVEKDTHTIYGAEEDLRRSLGFLHHAPMIFLSALTGQRVSKLFGMIDTLAEAHGRRIPTGELNRFLRETVSAMSPHAIDGKLPKLYFMTQVGVRPPSFVVKANTDRGLHFSYVRYMENRLREQFGLAGVPLRLSVQKKKTGEGEEPEVAPVRRILDPGEGLKPSRSNESLQAQRVDKVKARPRPKKKEGPKPAAKQAPKRGKGAPPKRIRQKSTKKV; the protein is encoded by the coding sequence ATGAAACTGCCCCTCGTCGCCCTCTGCGGACGCCCCAATGTGGGCAAGTCCACCCTCTTCAACCGGCTCACCCGCAGCCGCGCGGCCCTGGTCCACGACCTGCCGGGCATGACCCGGGACCGCAGCTACGGCCGCGTCACCTGCCTGAGCGAGGAGGGCGAGGCCGAGGAGATCTTCGAGCTGGTGGACACCGGCGGCCTGGACTTCGAGGGCGACGATGTCATCACCCAGGGCATCACCCGCATGGCCGAGGCCGCGCTGGGCGAAGCCCATGTCGCCATCCTGCTGGTGGACGGCCACGACGGCCTCACCGCCGGCGACGAGGAGATCGCCGCGCGCCTGCGCCGCCAGGGCAAGCCCATCCTCCTCGTCATCAACAAGCTCGACGGCATGAAGGGCGGCGCGCCCGATGCCGGCTTCTACGGGCTGGGCTTCGACGAGGTGCTGGCCATCTCGGCCGCCCACGGGGCGGGCGTCCCCGAGCTGATCGAGGCCCTGCGGGCCCGCCTGCCCTTCCACCGCACACCGGAGGAGGCCGAGAGCCACTCCCTGTCCGACGAGCTGCGCTTCGCCCTCATCGGCCGGCCCAATGTGGGCAAGTCGTCCCTCACGAACCGCCTGCTGGGCTACGAGCGCAGCCTCGTCAGCGAGGTCGCCGGCACCACGCGCGATACCGTGGACACGGTCTTCCATGTGAAGGACCGGGTCTACCGGATGATCGACACCGCCGGCATCCGCAAGAAGGGCAAGACCCACGAGGGTGCAGAGAAGCTCAGCATCCTCAAGGCCAAGCAGGCCATGGCCCGGGCCGATGTGAGTCTGCTCCTGCTGGATGCCGTGGAAGGCGCCACCCATCAGGACGCCGTCATCGCCGGCTACGCCCAGGAGGCCGGGGCCGCCGTCATCCTCGTGGTGAACAAGTGGGATCTCGTCGAGAAGGACACCCACACCATCTACGGCGCCGAGGAGGACCTGCGCCGCAGCCTGGGTTTCCTGCACCACGCGCCCATGATCTTCCTTTCGGCGCTCACGGGACAGCGCGTGTCGAAACTCTTCGGCATGATCGATACGCTGGCGGAGGCCCACGGCCGCCGCATCCCCACGGGCGAGCTGAACCGGTTCCTGCGTGAGACCGTGAGCGCCATGAGCCCACATGCCATCGACGGCAAGCTCCCCAAGCTCTACTTCATGACCCAGGTGGGCGTGCGGCCCCCCAGCTTCGTGGTGAAGGCCAACACGGACCGGGGCCTGCACTTCAGCTATGTGCGCTACATGGAGAACCGGCTCCGGGAGCAGTTCGGCTTGGCGGGCGTGCCCCTGCGCCTCAGCGTCCAGAAGAAGAAGACCGGCGAGGGCGAGGAGCCGGAAGTGGCCCCGGTGCGCCGCATCCTGGATCCCGGCGAGGGCTTGAAGCCCTCCCGCAGCAACGAGTCCCTCCAGGCCCAGCGGGTGGACAAGGTCAAGGCCCGGCCGCGCCCCAAGAAGAAGGAAGGCCCCAAGCCCGCCGCCAAGCAGGCGCCGAAGAGGGGCAAGGGCGCGCCGCCCAAGCGCATCCGGCAGAAGTCCACCAAGAAGGTGTAG
- a CDS encoding nuclear transport factor 2 family protein: MIRPLSMLVVSSILTAAPTPKVLSPTATVQKQIETFNAHDLEGFLALFAEEVEVSEIPATSAPTGKARLRELYAARFQANPDLHASAEAQMVSGDFVIQKEKIKGRAGKEPLVAVTIYQVKAGKIVRMWSLRE; this comes from the coding sequence ATGATCCGTCCTCTGTCCATGCTCGTCGTCTCCTCGATTCTGACGGCGGCCCCCACCCCGAAGGTCCTCAGTCCCACCGCCACGGTGCAGAAGCAGATCGAGACCTTCAACGCCCACGACCTGGAGGGCTTCCTGGCCCTCTTCGCGGAGGAGGTGGAAGTCTCCGAGATTCCCGCCACCTCGGCCCCCACCGGCAAGGCCCGGCTCCGGGAACTCTACGCGGCGCGCTTCCAGGCGAATCCCGACCTTCACGCCTCCGCGGAGGCCCAGATGGTGTCCGGGGACTTCGTGATCCAGAAGGAGAAGATCAAGGGCCGGGCGGGCAAGGAGCCCCTCGTGGCCGTCACCATCTACCAGGTGAAGGCAGGGAAGATCGTGCGGATGTGGTCGTTGAGGGAATAG
- a CDS encoding DNA repair protein RecN yields the protein MLSSLRIQNLALVEDLSLDWGPGFTVLTGETGAGKSLLVDALSLLVGARGDGELVRHGAERATVEAVVEGRFEAWRGFLAERGLPEEQPVVLRREVGAGRSRAWINGASCALADLRDAGRLWMRLTSQHDHQSLLGEERHLALVDEVLGLEPCLEVEAAAVRAAEAALKARRRSEAEREQRLEQLAEALADLDKLAPKPGEWAQLRADREPLRHAVHLEQAFREAAEALNAGLPKVELAHKALVRAVNHWPDAIAEQDRLRSVTLELEDLLALVQDQAIRWASAGADRIEAMEARLAQYERLARRHRCEPEELPVRAQALRDEQRSLLAGDASVKELEVALAKVVEAYRAAAEVLHGKRTAAIPKLEAEVQKRLGRLGMKGARLQLRLSLAEEAGSPVQQSGRSVRVAAQGFSALAIWIEPNPGEGFRPLAKIASGGELSRLMLALVGAGLAPGIGVRGAGVKDALTLVLDEVDAGLGGETALAVGKAVAELGRAHQVLAVTHLAQVAARADRHGRLHKETEGGRTRSALGWVAGEARNRELARLLSGHPDRPEALEHAKVLLEG from the coding sequence ATGCTTTCATCCCTGAGAATCCAGAACCTGGCCCTGGTGGAGGATCTGTCCCTGGATTGGGGGCCGGGCTTCACGGTGCTCACGGGCGAGACGGGGGCGGGCAAGTCCCTGCTGGTGGACGCGCTCTCCCTCCTGGTGGGAGCCCGGGGCGATGGGGAACTGGTGCGCCACGGGGCGGAGCGGGCCACGGTCGAGGCTGTGGTGGAAGGGCGCTTCGAAGCCTGGCGGGGCTTTCTCGCCGAGCGGGGCCTGCCGGAGGAGCAGCCCGTGGTGCTGCGCCGGGAGGTGGGGGCCGGTCGCAGCCGGGCCTGGATCAACGGGGCCAGCTGCGCCCTGGCGGATCTGCGGGATGCGGGCCGCCTCTGGATGCGCCTCACGAGCCAGCATGATCATCAGTCCTTGCTGGGCGAGGAGCGCCACCTGGCGCTGGTGGACGAGGTGCTGGGCCTCGAGCCCTGTCTGGAGGTCGAGGCAGCGGCGGTACGCGCGGCCGAGGCCGCGCTGAAGGCCCGGCGCCGCAGCGAGGCCGAGCGGGAGCAGCGCCTGGAGCAGCTGGCCGAAGCCCTGGCCGACCTGGACAAGCTCGCGCCGAAGCCCGGCGAGTGGGCCCAGCTCCGGGCGGATCGCGAGCCCCTGCGCCACGCCGTGCATCTCGAGCAGGCGTTCCGGGAGGCCGCGGAAGCCCTGAATGCGGGACTGCCGAAAGTGGAACTGGCCCACAAGGCGCTGGTGCGGGCCGTGAACCACTGGCCGGACGCCATTGCCGAGCAGGACCGCCTGCGCTCCGTGACCCTGGAACTGGAGGATCTGCTGGCGCTGGTCCAGGACCAGGCCATCCGCTGGGCCAGCGCCGGGGCCGATCGCATCGAGGCCATGGAGGCCCGGCTGGCCCAGTACGAGCGCCTGGCCCGCCGCCACCGCTGCGAACCGGAGGAACTGCCGGTCCGGGCGCAGGCCCTGAGGGACGAGCAGCGCTCCCTCCTGGCCGGGGATGCGTCCGTGAAGGAACTGGAGGTCGCCCTGGCCAAGGTGGTGGAGGCCTACCGGGCCGCTGCGGAGGTCCTGCATGGGAAGCGGACCGCGGCCATCCCGAAGCTGGAGGCCGAGGTGCAGAAGCGTCTGGGGCGCCTGGGCATGAAGGGGGCGCGCCTTCAGCTGCGGCTGTCGCTGGCGGAGGAGGCTGGCAGTCCGGTGCAGCAGAGCGGCCGGTCCGTGCGCGTGGCCGCGCAGGGCTTCTCGGCCCTGGCCATCTGGATCGAACCCAATCCCGGCGAGGGTTTCCGGCCCCTGGCCAAGATCGCCTCCGGCGGCGAGCTGAGCCGCCTCATGCTGGCCCTGGTGGGCGCCGGCCTCGCCCCGGGTATCGGCGTTCGGGGGGCCGGGGTGAAGGACGCCCTGACCCTGGTGCTGGACGAGGTGGATGCGGGCCTGGGGGGCGAAACGGCCCTGGCCGTGGGCAAGGCCGTGGCGGAGCTGGGGCGGGCCCACCAGGTGCTGGCCGTCACGCACCTGGCCCAGGTGGCGGCCCGCGCCGACCGGCATGGCCGTCTGCACAAGGAGACCGAAGGCGGCCGCACCCGCAGCGCCCTGGGCTGGGTGGCAGGCGAGGCGCGCAACCGCGAGTTGGCGCGGCTCCTGTCCGGCCATCCCGACCGCCCCGAGGCCTTGGAGCACGCCAAGGTGCTGCTGGAGGGATGA
- a CDS encoding ATP synthase F0 subunit B, producing MTMLTRLTLSAALAFSPLGLAAQAHDAHAAPAAEKHEAQPAGHEAQPSGHDGQAAGHDAPAAGHGVPEAGHEAAPGHGDTHGGAHHGPAMKLFGKEYGNLGAFLVQLMNFAIYGAALFFMLKGALSVMFKSRKEELETLLAQAAKDKAEGEAQMKDMEAKMAGLEGELAGILAKAEADGEVEKQRLLEAAKAEAVQILAQAQAEIGFQKRQAEQELRALVAELAVEGAAKRLEAKLQGPEAAKAAGGVIDRAIQQIGGAQ from the coding sequence ATGACAATGTTGACCCGACTGACCCTCTCCGCCGCCCTGGCGTTCAGCCCCCTGGGGCTCGCGGCCCAGGCGCACGACGCCCACGCGGCCCCCGCCGCCGAGAAGCACGAAGCTCAGCCCGCCGGCCATGAGGCCCAGCCCTCGGGGCATGACGGCCAGGCCGCAGGGCATGACGCCCCGGCCGCCGGTCACGGGGTCCCCGAGGCTGGCCACGAGGCCGCCCCCGGGCATGGCGACACCCACGGTGGCGCCCACCATGGCCCGGCCATGAAGCTCTTCGGCAAGGAATACGGCAACCTGGGCGCCTTCCTGGTCCAGCTGATGAACTTCGCCATCTATGGCGCGGCCCTGTTCTTCATGCTGAAGGGCGCCCTGTCGGTCATGTTCAAGTCCCGCAAGGAAGAGCTGGAGACGCTGCTTGCCCAGGCGGCGAAGGACAAGGCCGAGGGCGAGGCCCAGATGAAGGACATGGAAGCGAAGATGGCCGGGCTCGAAGGCGAGCTGGCGGGCATCCTCGCCAAGGCCGAGGCGGATGGCGAGGTCGAGAAGCAGCGGCTGCTCGAGGCCGCCAAGGCCGAGGCCGTCCAGATCCTGGCGCAGGCCCAGGCCGAGATCGGCTTCCAGAAGCGCCAGGCCGAACAGGAACTGCGCGCCCTCGTGGCGGAGCTGGCCGTGGAAGGTGCCGCCAAGCGCCTGGAGGCCAAGCTGCAGGGGCCCGAGGCCGCCAAGGCCGCCGGCGGGGTCATTGATCGTGCCATTCAGCAGATTGGAGGCGCCCAGTGA
- a CDS encoding M4 family metallopeptidase, which produces MATTKGRMALSFLTAALAAGSLTARSPQESLRVNAAADRLLAERTQLGLDADHAFRLRDSHSDQLGQTHGHFQQTYKGVKVWGGDAITHTGKDGAELPLTNALHRNITINVMPSLSEGEALAAAQSDLAPKGPFAYAPTTELVVYPEMVEVTRPGKRALDQLNADDVTRQVLRHTLAYHVHTELENEADGIRHTDYLVNAHTGAILKKWNTLHTTAATGTGNSQYNGVVSLPTNYTGTTYELRDMTRGTGGTFGNNVVTNSAHAATTSTAAGTLYTDADNTWGDGANYVEGSSTTAANGETAAVDAMFGMVKSWDFYKSVFGRNGIDGAGTATYSRVHIGNSYDNAFWSDSCFCMTYGDGSSFTTLTALDVAGHEMSHGVCARTANLTYSGESGGLNESNSDIFGTMIEFYARGGSGATIGNTGGNWTIGEQLASTPLRYMYKPSLDGSSPDAWSSTVGSLDVHYSSGPMNRCFYFLSQGATTTGNTSTTYLPSGMTGIGNDKAAAIWFRALTTYLTSSSNYAAARTAAISSAKDLYGAGGAEEQAVWNAFHGINVGAAWSGGSTDTTAPTVSATESGTSGTITFSATASDNVGVSRVEFYVDGALKGTDTTSPYSMTFDSTTLTNGSHSLVAKAYDAAGNVGTSTTATFSVSNATSGAELILNGGFESGATSWTQTSGVIGTFTGQAAHTGSYDAWMCGYGSAHTDYIYQQIAIPSTATGTLTFWLHVDSAETTTTTAYDTLKVQVLNTSGTVLATLATYSNLNKGAGYTQKSLSLAAYKGQTVRLRFYAVEDSSLQTSFVVDDVSVK; this is translated from the coding sequence ATGGCAACGACTAAGGGCCGCATGGCCCTGTCCTTCCTGACCGCGGCCCTCGCCGCCGGTTCCCTGACCGCCCGTTCCCCGCAGGAATCCCTGCGCGTGAACGCCGCCGCCGACCGCCTCCTGGCGGAGCGCACCCAGCTGGGCCTGGATGCCGATCATGCCTTCCGGCTCCGCGACTCGCACTCAGACCAGCTGGGCCAGACCCATGGCCACTTCCAGCAGACCTACAAGGGCGTGAAGGTCTGGGGCGGCGACGCCATCACCCACACCGGCAAGGACGGCGCCGAACTCCCGCTGACCAACGCCCTGCACCGGAACATCACCATCAATGTGATGCCTTCGCTGAGCGAGGGGGAAGCGCTGGCGGCGGCCCAGTCCGACCTGGCCCCCAAGGGCCCCTTCGCCTACGCCCCGACCACGGAGCTGGTGGTCTATCCCGAGATGGTGGAAGTCACCCGCCCCGGGAAGCGCGCCCTCGACCAGCTGAATGCCGACGATGTGACCCGCCAGGTGCTCCGGCACACCTTGGCCTACCATGTCCACACCGAGCTCGAGAACGAGGCCGACGGCATCCGCCACACCGACTACCTCGTGAACGCCCACACCGGCGCCATCCTGAAGAAGTGGAACACCCTCCACACCACGGCCGCCACCGGCACCGGCAACAGCCAGTACAACGGCGTCGTCTCCCTCCCCACGAACTACACCGGCACCACCTACGAGCTGCGGGACATGACCCGCGGCACCGGCGGCACCTTCGGCAACAATGTGGTGACCAACTCGGCCCACGCCGCGACCACCTCTACGGCTGCCGGCACCCTCTACACGGACGCCGACAACACCTGGGGCGATGGCGCCAACTATGTGGAAGGCTCCTCCACCACGGCCGCCAACGGCGAAACCGCCGCGGTGGACGCCATGTTCGGCATGGTCAAGTCCTGGGACTTCTACAAGAGCGTCTTCGGCCGCAACGGCATCGATGGTGCCGGCACCGCCACCTACAGCCGCGTCCACATCGGCAACAGCTACGACAACGCCTTCTGGTCCGACAGCTGCTTCTGCATGACCTACGGCGACGGCTCGTCCTTCACCACGCTCACCGCCCTCGATGTGGCCGGCCACGAGATGAGCCACGGCGTCTGCGCCCGCACGGCGAACCTCACCTATTCCGGTGAGTCGGGCGGCCTGAACGAATCCAATTCCGACATCTTCGGCACCATGATCGAGTTCTACGCCCGCGGCGGCTCCGGCGCCACCATCGGCAACACCGGCGGCAACTGGACCATCGGCGAGCAGCTCGCGTCCACGCCCCTGCGCTACATGTACAAGCCCAGCCTGGACGGCTCCAGCCCCGATGCCTGGTCCTCGACCGTCGGCAGCCTGGATGTGCACTACTCCAGCGGCCCCATGAACCGCTGCTTCTACTTCCTGAGCCAGGGCGCCACCACCACCGGCAACACCAGCACCACCTACCTGCCCAGCGGCATGACGGGCATCGGCAATGACAAGGCCGCCGCCATCTGGTTCCGGGCCCTGACCACCTACCTCACCTCCAGCTCCAACTACGCCGCGGCCCGCACGGCCGCCATCAGCTCCGCCAAGGATCTCTACGGCGCCGGCGGCGCCGAGGAACAGGCCGTCTGGAATGCCTTCCACGGCATCAATGTGGGCGCCGCCTGGTCGGGTGGATCCACGGACACCACCGCCCCCACCGTCTCGGCCACCGAGTCCGGCACCAGCGGCACCATCACCTTCTCCGCCACCGCCTCGGACAATGTCGGCGTGAGCCGGGTGGAGTTCTATGTGGACGGCGCGCTGAAGGGCACGGACACCACCAGCCCCTACAGCATGACCTTCGACAGCACCACCCTGACCAACGGCAGCCACAGCCTGGTGGCCAAGGCCTATGACGCGGCCGGCAATGTGGGCACCAGCACCACCGCCACCTTCTCCGTGTCCAACGCCACCTCCGGCGCCGAGCTGATCCTGAACGGCGGGTTCGAAAGCGGCGCCACCAGCTGGACCCAGACCAGCGGCGTCATCGGCACCTTCACCGGCCAGGCCGCCCACACCGGCTCCTACGACGCCTGGATGTGCGGCTACGGCTCCGCCCACACCGACTACATCTACCAGCAGATCGCCATCCCCAGCACCGCCACGGGCACCCTGACCTTCTGGCTCCATGTCGACTCGGCGGAAACCACCACCACCACCGCCTACGACACCCTGAAGGTCCAGGTCCTCAACACCTCCGGCACCGTGCTCGCCACCCTCGCGACCTACTCGAACCTGAACAAGGGCGCCGGCTACACGCAGAAGTCGCTGAGCCTGGCGGCCTACAAGGGCCAGACCGTCCGCCTGCGCTTCTATGCCGTGGAGGACAGCAGCCTCCAGACCTCCTTCGTCGTCGACGATGTGAGCGTCAAGTAG
- a CDS encoding metal-dependent hydrolase family protein: MILRCLLVSLLGLALCAQERPLVLKAARLLDVRTGRVETPGQVWVKDGRIQPGAPPAGAETLDLGDRTLLPGLIDCHTHLLIPAGLGELGYLKRSQGALILDGVVNARKVLQAGFTTVRDVGASAGFGDVALREAIARGDVPGPRLLVAGPALSITGGHGDLNGFPPHLHTQDEHIVDSPDAARHTVREWRKRGVDLIKIHATGGVLSNHDDPAAPSFSPAEFKAIVDEANRRGMDVCAHAHGDAGILEATVAGVRSIEHGSLLSPATAREMKARGTFLVPTLYALESILLPGNPYKVPQGSLAKARAILPLRRAGFKAALEAGVPIAYGTDIGVFEHGQVAMDFRYLVSYGMTPLQAIQSATVTAARLLRLEGEIGTLEAGRTADIIAVDGDPLKDITTLEQVRFVLREGRIVRREP; the protein is encoded by the coding sequence ATGATCCTGCGCTGCCTCCTCGTCAGCCTCCTCGGCCTCGCGCTCTGCGCCCAGGAGCGCCCGCTCGTCCTGAAGGCGGCGCGGCTGCTGGATGTCCGTACCGGGAGGGTCGAGACCCCTGGCCAAGTCTGGGTGAAGGATGGCCGCATCCAGCCCGGCGCCCCGCCCGCGGGTGCGGAAACGCTCGATCTGGGTGATCGCACCCTGCTGCCGGGCCTCATCGACTGCCATACCCACCTGCTCATCCCCGCGGGCCTGGGCGAGCTGGGCTACCTCAAGCGCAGCCAGGGGGCTCTGATCCTCGATGGCGTGGTGAATGCCCGCAAGGTCCTCCAAGCCGGCTTCACCACGGTGCGGGATGTGGGCGCCTCCGCCGGATTCGGCGATGTGGCGCTGCGCGAAGCCATCGCCCGCGGCGATGTCCCCGGCCCCCGCCTGCTGGTGGCCGGCCCCGCCCTCTCCATCACCGGAGGACACGGTGACCTCAACGGGTTTCCCCCCCACCTCCACACCCAGGATGAGCACATCGTGGATTCCCCCGATGCGGCCCGGCACACCGTCCGGGAATGGCGCAAGCGCGGCGTGGACCTCATCAAGATCCACGCCACGGGCGGCGTGCTGTCCAACCACGACGATCCCGCCGCCCCCAGCTTCAGTCCGGCGGAGTTCAAGGCCATCGTCGACGAGGCCAACCGGCGCGGCATGGATGTCTGCGCCCACGCCCACGGCGACGCCGGCATCCTCGAGGCCACGGTGGCCGGCGTCCGTTCCATCGAGCACGGGAGCCTGCTGAGCCCCGCCACCGCCAGGGAGATGAAGGCCCGCGGCACCTTCCTCGTGCCCACGCTCTATGCCCTCGAATCCATCCTGCTGCCGGGCAATCCCTACAAGGTGCCCCAGGGTTCCCTGGCCAAGGCCCGCGCCATCCTGCCCCTGCGCCGGGCCGGGTTCAAGGCCGCCCTGGAGGCCGGCGTTCCCATCGCCTACGGCACCGACATCGGCGTCTTCGAGCACGGCCAGGTGGCCATGGATTTCCGGTACCTCGTGAGCTACGGCATGACGCCCCTGCAGGCCATCCAGAGCGCCACCGTGACCGCCGCCCGACTGCTGCGGCTCGAGGGCGAGATCGGCACGCTGGAAGCCGGCCGCACCGCGGACATCATCGCGGTGGACGGCGACCCCCTGAAGGACATCACCACCCTCGAACAGGTGCGGTTCGTGCTGCGCGAGGGCCGCATCGTCCGTCGCGAGCCTTGA
- a CDS encoding ATP synthase F0 subunit B, with translation MALLELANLTLRTPDGDGPVARILAQMPDPMRPDLPAILFVIVLLVVLYLYLRVVFFQPITKVMADRDRDLSAGGDAKAQASAQLEARQKDYQGRLKDLRAQAFERRKALADAASREKQGLLDEARTKAQAERQTAVASLKAQQAEARQNLLAQVDALSESMAQTLLKQA, from the coding sequence GTGGCGCTGCTGGAACTGGCGAATCTGACGCTCCGAACCCCGGACGGGGACGGCCCCGTGGCGCGCATCCTGGCCCAGATGCCGGATCCCATGCGGCCGGACCTGCCGGCCATCCTCTTCGTGATCGTCCTGCTCGTGGTGCTCTACCTCTACCTCCGCGTGGTCTTCTTCCAGCCCATCACGAAGGTGATGGCGGACCGCGACCGCGACCTGAGTGCCGGCGGCGACGCCAAGGCCCAGGCCTCCGCGCAGCTCGAGGCCCGGCAGAAGGACTACCAGGGGCGCCTGAAGGATCTCCGCGCCCAGGCCTTCGAGCGGCGCAAGGCCCTGGCGGACGCCGCGAGCCGGGAGAAGCAGGGCCTGCTCGACGAGGCGCGCACCAAGGCCCAGGCCGAACGGCAGACGGCGGTGGCATCCCTGAAGGCGCAGCAGGCGGAAGCCCGTCAGAACCTGCTGGCCCAGGTGGATGCGCTCTCCGAGTCCATGGCCCAGACCCTTCTGAAGCAGGCCTGA